The stretch of DNA CAGCGGATCCTGGTCACCGACGAGTCGCTGACCCCCTCCCGGGCCCGGGCCGAGCTGGCCGCGCCCGCCCGCGCCGGGCAGGCCTCCCCGGTGGAGCCGCGCGGCGGCCCGGCCCCGGACTCCGCCGCGCTCGCCGAGCCGGAGGCCGCCGCCGACCCGCTCGGCCCGCCGGTGCCGGCCCAGCTGCCGGGCACCACCGCCGATTTCACCGGCCGCGAGGCCGTGCTCTGCCGACTGGTCGAGACCCTGACCAGCACCGACTCCGAGCTGCCGATGGTGGCCGCGGTGGCCGGAATGGGCGGGGTCGGCAAGACCGCCCTGGCCCTGCGCGCCGCCCACCGAGTTCGGCACGGCTTCCCCGGCGGGCAGCTCTACGCCGACCTGCGGGGCAGTGAGCACCAGCCCGCCGACCCCGGCATGGTGCTGGCCAGCTTCCTGGCCGCGCTCGGGGTGGGGGAGAGCGCGCTGCCCGAACACCTGGAGGACCGCTCCCGGCTGTTCCGCTCGCTGGTGGACGGCCGCCGGATGCTGGTGGTGCTCGACAACGCCCGGGACGCCGCGCACATCCGCCCGCTGCTGCCCGGCTCGGCCTGCTGCGCGGTGCTGGTCACCAGCCGGGCCCGGCTGCTCGACCTGCCGGTCTCCAGCCAGGTCGACCTGCCGGTCTTCGAGGCCACGGAGGCGCTGGCGCTGCTGGCCCGGATCGCCGGGCCCGAGCGGGTGGACGCCGATCCGGCCGCCGCGCTGGCCCTGGTGCGCAACTGCGGGCTGCTGCCGCTGGCGGTGCGGATCGTGGCGGCCCGGCTGGCCTCCCGGCCGTCCTGGACGGTCGCCTCGCTCACCGCGCGACTGGCCGACGAGCGGCGCCGGTTCGCCGAGTTGCGCGCCGGTGAACTGGACGTGTCGGTGGTTTTCCAGCTCGGCTACCGGCAGTTGACGGATGATCAGGCGCGAGCCTTCCGCCGGGTGGCGGCCGTCTGCGGCCCGGACATCGGGCTGGCCTCGGCCGCCGCCGCCGTGGGCGGCGACGAGCAGACCGTCGAGGACCTGCTGGAGTCACTGGTGGACGCGGCCCTGCTCGAGGCGCCGGCCTTCGGCCGGTACGCCTTCCACGACCTGGTCCGCGCGTTCGTCCGGCAGCAGGCCGACGCCGTGGAGCGGGCCGAGGCCCTGCACCGCCTGCTGGACTTCCTGCTGGCTACCGCCACCGCCGCCTTCGAGCAGGTGGTGCCGGGTGACCCGGTGGGCGGCACGCTCGGTCCGGCCCGCTCGGCCGGGCTGCGCTTCACTGAGGCCCGCTCGGCCCGGGCCTGGGTGGCGGCCGAATCGCCCGGGGTCTTCCACGCGGTGCTGACCGAGGCCTGGGAGGCCCAGGGCCGCCCGGCCGAGGCCGAGGCGCTGCACGGCGAGAACCTGAGCCTGGCCGCCGACCTCCTGATCGCGGTCAGCGCCTTCGGCTCGGACCTCCAGCGCGAGCAACTGGCCCGGGCCGCCCTGGCGGTGGCCGAGGCCGCACAGGCCCGCGGCGACCGGCGCTCGGCCGGGCGGGCCCGCTTCCTCTGCGGAAACCTCGCGGTGCAGAACACCCACCTGGACGAGGCCGAGGAGCACACCCAGGCGGCGGTGGCCTACTGCCGCCAGGCAGGCGACCGGGTGATCCTCGGGCAGAGCCTCAACGACCTGGGGCTGATCGCGCAGTTCCAGCACCGCTACGACGCGGCGGTGCGCCACTACGACGAGGCGATCGCGCTCGCCCGCGAGTTGGGGCAGCGCTCCGGCGAGCTGGTCACCACCGTCAACGCCGCGCTGGCCCGGGTGCGCAGCGGCCGGGCCGAGGACGCCGTCCGCGACTGCGAGCGGGCGCTGCCCGCGCTGCGCGTGGTGGCGGACCACCACGGGGTCGCGTACGCGCTCTACGTGCGGGCCCTGGCCAGGCACGAACTCGCCCGCTACGACGAGGCGGTGGGCGATTTCACCGAGTGCCTCAGCCTCTGCCGGACGATGGAGCTGAACGGCCGGGAGGCCCAGGCCCGCTACCGGCTGGCGGACACCCTGCGGGTGATGGGCCACCCGGCCGAGGCGGTGGCGCAGGCCCAGCGCGCGCTGGCCCGCTGCGCGGAGGCCCGGGCCGAGCGCGACCAGGGGCACGCCCTGGTGGTGCTCGGCCGGGCCCTGCACGATCTGGGGCAGCGGACGGAGGCGCTGGACCGGCTGGCGGAGGCCGGGGAGATCTTCCTGCGGCTCGGGCTGCCCGACGTCGGCCAGGTGGCCGACCTGCTGGAGCAGCTCAGCCGCTGACGGTCACTCACTTCAGGGTCGGCGGCGGGGTGTAGCTGGAGCCGGTGTTGTTCCAGTCCTGCACCACGGAGCCCGCGACGGGCTGGGCGCTCGGCGCGGTGAGCTCGGCTGCGGCGGCGGCCACGCCACCGATGCCCACGATCGCCAGCAGGAGGGCCGCCGGGATGGTCTTGAGCTTCGCTGCGCGCTGCATGGTGACTGCCTTTCGTTCGGTGCGGGGATCAACTGGTCAGGACTGTGTCACCTCGCGATCTATGGCCGATCTACGCTCTGGTGGGGTCCGGTATACGTCCGGTACTCGCGGCCCGGGCGGGTACGGATCCGGTACGGGCGGGTACGCATCCGGTACGGGCGGGTGCGGAGCCGGTACGGGGCGGGCTCAGGAGGTCGGTGTGACCCGGTCGCCCGCCGGTGTGACCCGGTCGCTCGTCAGCGTGACGCGCTCGCCGGCCACGCTGAAGTGCAGCGAGAGCAGCGCGACCGGCAGCCGGAGCAGGCCCAGCAGCCCGCGCACCTTGTGCTGCCGGGAGGCGTGGTAGTCGGGGAGCACGTTGAGGTGGGCCACCGGCGGCCCGGCCAGGGCCTGGTCGACCAGCAGCCGCACCCCGCTGTCGGGGGCCTCCGGGTCGGTGACGGCGGTGAACCTCGCGTAGTAGGCGTGCAGCCGCTGCAGGGTCTCCTCGGCGGGCCCGGGCACGTCCAGGATGGCGGCGGCGGCCCGGTGCACGTCCCCGTCCGGGCCGAACCGGAGCCGGAAGTGGGTGTCGAACAGGTCCGGGGCGGTCCGGTAGACCAGCAGCGCGGCCTCCAGCAGCACGCCGCCGGTGATCCGGGCCCCGGCCGCGTCCTCCAGCAGCTCGCAGTCGCTGCCGTCGGGCAGCCGCAGGAAGAGGCCGCCGGCCCGCCGGTGCAGGCCGCCGGGCGGGTGCAGGGCCAGCAGCCGGGCGTGCAGCACGGCGGCGATCGCCCGCAGCACCGGGCTGGACTGCGGGACCGGCGGGCGCGGCGGTTCGGGCAGGTGGCGGCGTAGGTAGCCGAGGTAGGCCGAGGGTGGCTGGCGCACCAGCACCTGGTCGTCGTCCATCAGCGGGGTGAGCAGTGGCGGGCGCGGCTGTTCGGCGGCCAGCCGCCGCTGCACGGCGGCGCCGATCGCCACCCCGGCCGCCTGGTCGGCGTCCGGCTCGCGGTCGAGGTGGCCCCGACCGCACTCCAGGCTGTGCACCACCGGGCCGGGGTGGCCGGCCAACAGCTCGGCGGCCTGTGCGGCCAGGCGGTTCAGCGACTCCATGGGATCCTCCCGTGCTCCCGTGGACGGGCGGCGTTCCCCCCGTCCGCTCGAAGGCCAGAGGATGACGCGCATCGGTCAGTGATCGCTCTACGCTCGATCTTCGCGCAGCTCACCGGCACAGCCCAGCGAGGACGGTGCTCAGGTGGCACTCAACGGTGGCTTGGGTGATGGCCGACCGGATGGCGATCTGACTGATGCTCAGCGCCTCGGCCACCTTGAGCAGGTAGCCCCTGATGTCCGCCGAGATCAGCCGCCGGAGCAGCTGCGGGCCGTCGTCCATGCTGAGCACGATGATCTGCGAGCGCGGTGAGCGCGCGCAACTGCCGTACGGCCAGCGACACGTGCCGGCCCCGGCGGCGGCGGAAATTCGGTGGCTCCGCCCGGGGCGGGCCAGGCACAATCCGGCCGTAGTCGGGGTACGGAGGAGCCTGCTTGGACGTGTTCGCCTGTGCCGGGTGCGGTGTGGAGTTGTCGGCGCCGGTCGCCCGGGTGGCGTTGCCGGTGCACACCTACCACGGGGGTTGGGAGGAGCTGCATCCGCCGCTGATGGAGCCGGGTACCTACGCCGTGGAGCCGCTGCCGACCGGGCCGCCCTGGCGGGTCTGGGCGGAGGTCGGGGCGGAGGAGGCGGCACGGCAGGGGGTGTACGCGCCGGAGTACTCGGTGTCCTTCGGGGCCCGGGGCCAGATCGTCATCGCGCCGGGGGACTCCCGGGCCATGCGGCTGATTCCGGAGAAGTGCGGCGGCTACTGCATGGGGGTGGACGGCCGGGACGGGCCCAACCTGGCCTGCGTGGGATGTGGCCGGGCCGTGGCGACCCGGGTCGACGACTGCGGGTCCTGGCAGACGGTGTGGTTGGAGCCGGCAGCGGTGGTCCGCCGGGATTCCGGGCGGTCGGCCGTGGTGCCGGACTGGGCGGACTTGGCGAAGCCCGAGCACCGGGTGCCGCCCGTGGAGCTCGACGGGTCGTGGAGCCGCCGCTGGGAGGCGGCGGTCGCCGTCATGGCGGCCCACCTGGTGGCGGCCACCGACGGTCACCCGGTGGTGCTTCCGGTCGGGCCCGTGGCCGACCTGTTCGGGCACGCCGTCGCACGGTGCCTCCCGCCCGGACCGGACGCCCGCTCGGTGGGGCTGGCCGGCCCGGGGCTCGGCGTCCCGCAGGCCCGGCCGGACGTGCTGCTGGTGCCGCGTCACCCGCTCACCGGCGAGCCGTGGCGCCCGACCGGGGACGAGAGGGCCGTGGTGGCTCCGTTGGACAGTGGAGTCTGGGCGTACTTCGCCGGCCCGGGCGAGACCTCGCCGATCCCTGCCACCGGCGGGCTGCCGGCGGGCGTGCTGCGCGACGACTACCCGGTGCGGTCACGCCCCTGGTATCCCCTTGAGCCCCACCACAACGCCTTCCGGCACACCATGGTCCGCCTCCCGGCCATCCGCAGCCCCCGGCTGCGCCGGTACTTCGACTGACACTTCCCGCTTCGCGGCCAGGCACCGTCCTCGACAGGCAAGAGGGGGAGGGTCGTTCGTCGCGGTGGCGAAAATCGGTGGCTCCGCCGGGGCGGGGCGGGCACAATCCGCGGGAGATCGGGGTGTCGAGGAGCCTGTGCAGCGTCGCAGGTTGCGGAGAGTGCCCGGGTGGGGCTCGTCAAGTCGGGCTCCGGGGGCCGGTCTTGGCCTTCGTGGTCGGTTCGTGCGCCGGCGTGCTGACGCCTCGTCCATCGAACGGAGACCCCACTCATGGCGGAGACGAACTCGGCCGCTCCCGGCCCGATCGAGGTGCTGGCCCGCTACCGGCAGGCCATGCTCGACAAGTCCGCGGACGACCTGGCCGAGTTGTACGCGGTCGACGCCGTCCACGAATTCCCGTTCCTCTTCCCCGGCATGCCCGC from Kitasatospora sp. MMS16-BH015 encodes:
- a CDS encoding BTAD domain-containing putative transcriptional regulator; the encoded protein is MLGQMCAYRGDLPLAVGSPQQQAMLAVLLLRSGRAASIQELVDAVWGEEPPDSAAAAVRTYAWRWRRELAETKTEPQTLLSAGDGYRLALPAANVDALRAEQLAGEAARIRAVEGPAAARRAVGLALDLWRGEPLAGIPGPYAEQQRRRLDELRLALLEESFDLDLQLGREQLAIPELGALIAAHPLRESTHGLYMRALYAAGRQADALAVYHRLRHRLTEELGVEPGPELRGLHQRILVTDESLTPSRARAELAAPARAGQASPVEPRGGPAPDSAALAEPEAAADPLGPPVPAQLPGTTADFTGREAVLCRLVETLTSTDSELPMVAAVAGMGGVGKTALALRAAHRVRHGFPGGQLYADLRGSEHQPADPGMVLASFLAALGVGESALPEHLEDRSRLFRSLVDGRRMLVVLDNARDAAHIRPLLPGSACCAVLVTSRARLLDLPVSSQVDLPVFEATEALALLARIAGPERVDADPAAALALVRNCGLLPLAVRIVAARLASRPSWTVASLTARLADERRRFAELRAGELDVSVVFQLGYRQLTDDQARAFRRVAAVCGPDIGLASAAAAVGGDEQTVEDLLESLVDAALLEAPAFGRYAFHDLVRAFVRQQADAVERAEALHRLLDFLLATATAAFEQVVPGDPVGGTLGPARSAGLRFTEARSARAWVAAESPGVFHAVLTEAWEAQGRPAEAEALHGENLSLAADLLIAVSAFGSDLQREQLARAALAVAEAAQARGDRRSAGRARFLCGNLAVQNTHLDEAEEHTQAAVAYCRQAGDRVILGQSLNDLGLIAQFQHRYDAAVRHYDEAIALARELGQRSGELVTTVNAALARVRSGRAEDAVRDCERALPALRVVADHHGVAYALYVRALARHELARYDEAVGDFTECLSLCRTMELNGREAQARYRLADTLRVMGHPAEAVAQAQRALARCAEARAERDQGHALVVLGRALHDLGQRTEALDRLAEAGEIFLRLGLPDVGQVADLLEQLSR